The DNA segment AATGACACTCTAAGTTAGCTAAATAAAAACCATAAACCTTGAAAAATGAAATACGCAATTAAAACTCTGTTATTACTTACTGTGCTAGCCTTGATGAGCTGTGGCGGTAAAGACGAGAAAAAGGAAAAAGAACAAATTAAAATTGGACAAAGACCAAAAACAGAAAAAAAAGTAGAGAAACCTGTCTCTAATGAAGTGCCAGCCTCCAAACAAATTACGTTAGATAATAAAGGTGTGGGCCCTGTAAAAAACCTTGAACTTGGAACGAATGTAGATCAAGCTATGGCTAATGCAGGAGGAGAGTTGTTCAAAAACAAGTGTACGGCTTGCCATAAAGCAGACAGGAAATTTATTGGTCCCGCTCCAACTGGTATTTTAGAGCGCCGTTCGCCAGAATGGGTAATGAACATGATTTTAAACCCTGAAGTAATGGTAAAAGAAGACCCTGTAGCGAAAGAACTCCTAATTGAATTTAATGGATCTCCAATGGCTAATCAAGGTCTTACAGAAGATGAAGCGCGTAAAATCTTAGAGTATTTTAGAACATTGTAAAAACAACTAAACAAATAAAATTATGAAACGATCAATCAATAGTTTATTACTGCTTGCTTTAGTGGCTGGAATAGTTGCTAGTTGTAATAATAGCGAGTCTAACAAAAAAGGTGACCAAGGAGCCTTAGCTTCAGGTGCCGCAGAAAAAGTGTATGTTGCCCCCGGTGAACACGATGAATTTTATGCATTCTTTTCTGGAGGTTACAGCGGTAACTTGACTGTATATGGCTTGCCATCTGGAAGAATGTTCAAAGAAATCCCGGTATTTTCACAATTTCCCACAAACGGGTATGGGTACTCTGAAGAAACAACACCCATGTTAAATACCTCTCACGGGTTCGTGCCTTGGGACGATTTGCATCACCCAGATATTTCACAAACCAACGGAAAACTTGATGGAAGGTGGATTTTTGTTAATGGAAACAACACCCCGCGTATTGCAAGGGTTGACCTTGAAACATTTGAAACTGAAGAAATAATCGAAATCCCCAACAGTGCTGGGAACCACAGTTCGTCATTTATTACAGAAAACACCGAATATGTAGTGGCTGGTACTCGTTTTTCAGTTCCCGTTCCGCAAGAAGATATTTCTATAAAAGAGTATAAAGGAAAATTTAAAGGAGCCTTGTCTTTTTTAAGTGTAGATCAAGAAACCGGCAGAATGAACATCAAATTTCAGTTAATGATGCCTGGTTTTAATTATGACCTCTCACACCCAGGACGTGGAAAATCACACGGTTGGTTTTTCTTTACCACTTATAATACCGAAGAAGCCAATTCGCTTTTAGAGGTGAATGCTTCACAAAACGACAAAGATTTTATTGCAGCTATTAATTGGAAGAAAGTTGAAGAATATGTAAACAATGGTGGTGGTACTAAAATGCCGGCTAATTATGCACATAATGTGTATGATCATGGTACACACAACGCTACAACCACGATGAAAAAAGAAGTATTGACAATAGATCCCACAAAAGTTCCGGGGGCTGTTTTCTTTCTCCCTACACCAAAATCACCACACGGAGTTGATGTAAGCCCCGACGGAGAGTATATTATTGGAAATGGTAAACTTTCAGCAGATTTAACCATTCATTCATTCGATAAAATGATTGATGCTATTGATAATGAAAAGTTTAATGGAGAAGCCTACGGAATTCCAATTCTCAGTTTTGAAGATATTCTCGCAGGTACAGTAAAACAAGCGGGATTAGGTCCACTACATACCGAATTTGACGGAAAAGGGAATGCGTATACTACCTTCTTTATCTCTTCAGAATTGGTAAAATGGAATGTTGAAACCCGTGAAGTGATAGACAGACAGCCCAACTACTATTCAGTAGGTCACGTAATGATACCTGGGGGTAACTCTGCACACCCTTTTGGTAAGTATGCAGTTTCAATGAACAAAATTACCAAGGATAGATATTTGCCAACAGGACCAGAATTGGAACACTCTGCACAGTTATTTGACATTACAGGAGATAAAATGGAACTATTACTGGATTTCCCAACCCACGGAGAACCGCATTACGCAGCAGGTATTCCAGCTGAAATTTTAGCACCAAAATCTAAAAAGATTTATAAACTAGAAGATAACAAACACGAATATGCTGCTTTAACTTCTGGAGATACACGGGTGGAGCGTGATGGAAAAGAAGTACATATTTATATGTCGATGATACGTAGCCACTTTACTCCGGATAATATTGAAGGAATTAGGGTGGGGGATAAAGTATATTTCCATATTACCAACCATGAACAAGATTTTGATGTACCGCACGGATTTGCTATGATCGGGGCTAATAATGCCGAATTACTTATTATGCCGGGACAAACCAAAACCTTAGTCTGGGAGCCTAAACAAATAGGAGTATGGCCATTTTATTGTACTGATTTCTGTTCAGCATTACACCAAGAAATGCAAGGATACATACGTGTATCGCCAGAAAATTCAAATATAGAATTGAGTTGGTCTTTGGGAGAATAAATATATTGGTTGCGAAACATTGGTTTAGTGATTGGTAATGTTTCCAAAGACAGACGGGGGTTGTTGATTGCCCCCGTTTTGTTTTAAATAAAAAGATTAAAAAATCAACGTAAACCAAAAAAATCAAGAAAATGAAAAAAGCTGGAATCATCATGATCATTGGATCACTGCTTCTTTTAGGACTTTTCAAATTTCCTTTATGGAACATTATGTTGGGGGCTCCTCAATACCCTGAACCGCTGGGAATGAACATTCACATTACTGGAATTAAAGGAGTAAGTGAATTTGATATCCAAAACATAGACGGGCTTAATCATTACATTGGTATGCGTACCATTCCCAAAGCGGAAGATATGTGGGAGTTTGAAGTATTTCCATTGGTTATTGGAGGTATGGTAGCACTTGGAGCTTTTATAGGACTTTTGGGTTTCTTCGGAAAAGTGAACCATTGGTGGTTTATTGGTTGGTTTGGACTTATGTCGGTTTTAGGAATTATGGGAATGTACGATTTTAACCTGTGGCTTACCGATTACGGAACCAACTTAGATCCCAATGCCATTATGAAGATGACCAATCCCGATGGTACGCCAATGTCGTATAAACCACCATTATTAGGATATCAAAAAATGCTAAATTTTGACGTAGATTCTTGGCCACATATAGGAGCCTACTTAATGTTTGTAGGGATGTTGCTGACTATGATTGCCTTTTTCGTTGGAAAAAAAGAATGGAAAAAGAAAAAAAGAAGCTTCCAATCACATTAAAATTAGTAAAAATGAAATTAACACTCTCCATTTTCTTTCTTGTATTGCTCTTTACAGCCTGTGAAGTAAAGCCACAAAAAATAAATTACGGTAGCGATAATTGCCAATACTGCAATATGACTATTGTTGATAGACAGCATGCTTCTCAAATTGTAACAGAAAAAGGACGATCTTATAAATTCGATGCCATTGAATGCATGATTAATTATCATACCGAACATAGCGATCAGTCTGTTGCGATGTATTTAGTAAACGACTTCAATACCCCCGGTAAACTTATTGACGCTACAACAGCCACCTATTTAATTAGCCCTGAAATTTCGAGTCCTATGGGAGCTAATCTTTCTGCATTCAATTCAAAACAAGTTGCTCAAAAAACTCAAGCTGAATATTCTGGAAAACTTTATGACTGGGAGGTTTTGAGGCTATACTTAAAAGAGAAATATTGACCAAGTAAATTATTACTTACCACAAACTTAAAGACATATAACATGAAACAATATTTTGTTTTACTAGGTATTTTATTTTCATTTTTTGGGAGCGTTCAGGCTCAAGAAAAAATTGATTATGGTACAACCAACTGCCAGTTGTGTAACATGGTTATAAAAGATAATCGTTTTGCTTCCCAAGCTATAAAACAAAATAACCAAACGCTTTATTTTGATGCCATTGAATGTTTACTGAACTATTTAAAAGCAAACAATGAGATCGATTTTAAATCGATGTATGTTTCAGATTACGCTAATCCAGAAATTTTTATTTCGGTAACAACTGCTTTTTATTTGAAAAGCAATATTATTAAAAGCCCAATGGGCGCAAACCTGTCCGCCTTTAGTTCAAAAGAAAAGGCAGAACGTTTTAAAACTTTAGAAAAAGACGCTCTATATACTTGGCAACAACTAAATAGGGCTTTTAAAGATAAGGCTTTTGGAAATATTACCCACGACCATCATAACCACTTAAGACCAGATTCTCACGCTCCTATTGGTGTAATGGGCGATCACTTGCATCACAAAGGAGGGTTAATGGTTTCATTGCGATATATGGGTATGATGATGGATGGAAACAAAATGGCAACAGATAATATTGCTGATGTTGCTATTTTTCAAGAGTATATGGTCGCACCGCAAGAAATGTCGATGCAGATGTATATGTTGGGGGTTATGTACGCGCCCACCAATCGCCTTACACTTTCAGCCATGCAAAACCTGATAAAAAACGATATGGATTTGACCGACCAAATGACGATGAATGGAATGATCATGCAACATGATTTTTCTACCAATTCTTCAGGGTTTGGTGATTTAAAATTGAATGCACTATATGGATTATTCAGTCATGATATAAATTCATTGCACCTAAATACAGGCATTTCACTTCCGGTAGGTTCAATCAAGGAACGCGACGATACACCGATGATGGAAGATGCAAAACTGCCTTATGCAATGCAATTGGGTAGTGGAACATTTGATGTAACTGCTGGTGCCACCTATAAAGAACTATATCCTTTCTTTTCTTGGGGCTCTCAATTTTTAGCCACATTTAGAACAGGAAAAAATACAGAAGAATATCGGTTCGGGAACCACTATCAATTAAATCTTTGGGGAGCATACCGTTTGTTTGAAAACGTAAGCCTTTCAGGTAGGGCTTTGGGAACTGTCATTAGCGATATTGAAGGAGCAGATCCTCAACTAAACCCGATGATGGTAACAACTGCCGATATCGAAAACTACGGTGGCGAAAAAATAAAACTTTTTGGGGGTGTGAATGTCTCTTTTCCTCAAACTTCGGTTTTTAAAAATATAAGAATAGCTGCCGAAATGGGCGCTCCAGTTTATGAAGGTTACAACGGAATACAAATGAACGAAAACCTGTCATTTGTCATAGGACTGAAATATTCAATTTTATAATTTGCATCATATATGAATAAGCGGTTTTTACATAGTGTATTGTTTTTCCTGTTGTTTACAGCTACTTTTTTTGCGCAGACAATAGAGGTATGCACCTCATGTGAAATTTCAACAATTTCTCAAGCTGTTGAAAAAGCACAACCGCTAGATACCATTATAATTAAAAAAGACATCTATAAAGAATACAACATAGGTATTACCAAACCACTTACCATAATAGGAGAAGGTAACCCAGTAATCGACGGAGACAACAAAGGGGAGATTATTACGATTGAAAGTGATAACGTGACCATTGATGGACTTACAATCATTAATGTGGGAACCAGCTACACTACTGATTATGCTGCCATACGGGTAGTGAAAAGTGAAAATTTTCTCATTAAAAATAATACGTTGCAACGGCTTTTCTTTGGAATTTATTTGGAAAAATCCAATCACGGAAAAGTCCTGGATAATACCATCAAGGGAGATGCTATTAATGAATATAACTCAGGAAACGGCATCCAATTATGGTACTGTAACAATGTTGAGGTTACCAATAATAGAATTCGAAATGTTAGAGATGGGGTTTATCTGGAATTTTCAGACCAAATAGAGATAAAAAACAATAAAAGTACTGACAACTTACGATATGGCTTACATTTTATGTTTTCCAATCATGATACCTATACCAACAATTTATTTGAGAACAATGGGGCAGGAGTAGCGGTCATGTTTTCAAAATTCATAAAAATGTATGATAATGTTTTCAGAAAAAACTGGGGTACCGCTTCTTTTGGATTGTTGCTAAAAGAAATTAATGATTCAGAAATAAAAGGAAATGTTTTCGAAGAAAACACCGTGGGTATCAATATTGAAGGCTCTAACCGAATTGAATATTCCAACAATGATTTTAAAAGCAATGGCTGGGCCGTAAAAGTCCGTGGAGCTTGCTACGCCAACACTTTTACAAAAAATAATTTTCTTTATAATAGTTTTGATATTTCATACAATAGTAAGATAAATGATAATGTGTTTGATAAAAATTATTGGAGTAATTACACAGGCTACGATTTAAACAAAAACGGAATAGGCGATGTACCGTACCGGCCCGTAAAACTCTTCAGTTATATTGTAAACCGCACACCCGAAACCATCATTTTATTGCGCAGCTTGTTTATTGATATCATTGATTTTTCTGAAAAAGTATCCCCGGTATTCACACCGGATAACTTAATGGACAACAACCCTTTATTGAAACCTATTGACTATGATCGAGATAAATAATTTACATAAAAAATTTGGTAAGAACGAAGTACTAAAAGGCATTGACCTTACCATAGATAATGGGGGAATTTTTGCCGTTCTTGGACCTAATGGTTCGGGCAAGACTACACTGATAAAAAGTATTTTAGGGATGGTTGTTCCTAATTCAGGAATCATTAAATTGAATGGTACTTCTATTAAAAAAAGTTGGGAATACCGTAACGATATTGACTATCTACCTCAAATTGCCAACTTTCCAGGAAATTTGACCGTAAAGGAGCTTATTAAAATGATTAAGGACCTAAGGAGTAGTAAAACTGCAGATGATGAACGGCTTGTCGAATTGTTCAAGTTACAGCTATTCCTCGATAAAAAGCTGAACAATCTATCTGGTGGTACCAAGCAGAAAGTAAACTTGGTGCTTACCTTTATGTTTGATAGTCCGTTGGTCATTCTCGATGAACCAACCACAGGTCTCGATCCCATTTCGCACATTCGCTTAAAGCAGTTGATTACGGCGGAAAAAGAAAAAGGGAAAACCATTCTTATCACCTCACATATTATGAGTTTCGTAGAAGAAATTGCCGATGAAATTGTGTTTTTACTGGAAGGTAAAATCTATTTCCGTGGTAGTATTCCTCAATTGAAAACAAAGACCGAACAACCCGATTTTGAACACGCTATAGCGTCCATGTTATCTTCAAGTTATGCTTAAAATATTAAAATATAGTTTTTTCGATTTAATGCGCAGCCGTTGGAGTTACGTGTACTTTTTGTTCTATTTATTATTAGGTGTTGTGTTGCTGTTTCTCAATAATGACTTGAGCAAGGCTGTGATCACCTTAATGAACGTCATTATCGTATTAGTACCACTTATTGGAACCATATTTGGGGTAATGTATTATTACAACTCCAAAGAATTTACCGAACTCTTGCTCGCCCAGCCCGTAAAGCGAAGTTCTATTTTTTTAGGACAGTATTTTGGAGTGGCATTATCGCTATCGATGAGCTTGATAATCGGTTTGGGATTGCCTTTTGTGTTCTACGGAATTTTTAATAGCGGTGCCATTTGGGACTTTTCATTACTGCTGGTTACTGGTGCTTTTTTAACGCTTATTTTTACCGCCCTTGCTTTTGTAATTGCTTTGGCCAATGAAAACAAGATTAAAGGTTTTGGTTATGCAATTCTACTTTGGTTGTTTATGGCTGTAATCTACGATGGTATTTTTTTAATTTCGCTGGTGTATTTTGAAGACTATCCATTGGATAAATTTTCTTTGGTAGCAACCATGCTGAACCCAGTAGATTTATCGAGAGTGCTCATTTTGTTGAAGTTGGATATTTCGGTATTATTAGGATATACAGGTGCCGTGTTTCAGAAATTCTTCGGAACCAGTTTTGGTTTTATACTATCATCTTTAATGTTGACACTTTGGGTTATAGTACCTACTCTTTTTATTCAACGAATGGCAAAGCGGAAAGATTTTTAAAAAGTGTTTTGGGCATTTAATTACTGTAAGGATATACCTAATCTTACAACAAACTATAAAAATAAATAGCAATGAAAGAGCTTTTAGAAAATTCCCTTCAATCAAGTATGACATATACTGATTACAACCTTTTGTTTAAACAATTAGTAGCAAAGGTAAGAACTACCGGAGAACCTTCAGAAGAAAAAATAAAGTACACAAAGTTGAACTTAAGCCGAAGCAAGCGTTTGGACAAAACAGCTACAATTGCTGAAACTTTTCAATCACAATTTAAAAACATCTGTGAAAAGCAAACTTGGCTGGTTATTACTGAGCCTTGGTGTGGTGATGCTGCGCAAACGCTTCCGTTTCTCAATAAAATAGCTGAAACCTCCGATTATATAGATTTGAAAATCGTACTTCGTGATGAACATCCGAAATTAATGGACCAGTTTCTTACCAATGGTTCTAAAAGTATTCCAAAATTAATTATTTTAAATAATCAATATGAAGTACTTGAACAGTGGGGACCACGTTCACAGGCAGCCACAAAATTAGTGACCGATTATAAAACTGAACACGGACAACTAGACGATACTTTTAAAACACAATTGCAGCTTTGGTACAATAAAGACAAAGGAGCTTCTATTGTAAAAGAAATGGCTGAAGTATCCAAAAAATTGTGCCCTGAAGAGGAGACAATTTAATAGATTCTTTTAAACTGAAAAGTAAAAAGCCATCCTATTGCAAGTAACAACAGGACACTTGCTGCGCTTAGCCAAAAGGAAATATCGGGCAGAGCTGGCAAGTTAAAAGTACTCATACTACCACGGTAAAAAATAAGAAATTCGGTCAATATAAAACCTGCTAAATATAACAACAATGTAATTTTGGGAAGGACGATCCACTTAAAATGGTGTAAAAATGCTACCAAAGCTACACTAGCCAATCCAAGAAATACCCAGTGGAGGTAGCTGATTATGTAATCTATATTCCCAGAAATAATTTTAGCAGTTGTAGGAAACGAACCCATCAATTGGGCTATTAATTTAATGGCAAGGCTAAATCCGGCAAATTTCAATAACCATCCTGTTTGCTTCGATAGATACTTTTTTAAAGTGGAGCGTTCCCACAAAATTTTTCCAAAGAGAATACTAAAAGCACTTATTTGTAATGCCGATCCGGTAATTGCCAGCGCATTAAAAAACCAATGTGGCTGCATCCATAAAATAGAAATAAAAAAAGTCAATATAACACCAATATTTAATAGGTAGTAAAACTGTTTAAGGTTTTTTTTAGAAAGTGTAATTCCATGCTGCTCAAACAATCGGAACAGAACTCCACATAAAGCAACCAAAAACCAGCCATTGTATTGAAAATGGAGGTAAAAATAAATAGCGTTATGATACCAAGGCGAAGTATTTCCTAATGTCCCCATGACTACTCCTACAACCCAAGGTCCAATACTCGAAAGGACCATAAACCAAATTGCCGCCCGTATTAATTTATACGATTGAAGTGATTTTAGTTCCTTGGGTGTATGCTTCAGAAAAAAGAAGGCAAATACATACGTAGCAATTAAAAACAGTGTGGAAAAAATAATGGAAAATAAAGCATAACCAGTAAAAGGAAACGAGAGTAGCATTCCTACAATCGTTGCCTGTGTACCCCAAAAAAGATAGGTGTACTTTTTTGAAATCTCACTATCCCGTAAAAAAAGATAATACAAAACGGTGGTCAATCCAGTATAAACCCATCCCAATAAAGCAATATGTGAATGGGTGTGTACAATGTATCGATAGGTAATAGGTAGTTCGGTTATAGCAAACAGCCGAAGAGCAACTCCCATAATAGCAATCAGTACAAAATATCCAAGGGCAATGTGTATGTGTTTTTTAAAAGAAATCATTATTTTAAAGAAAGTAAAATTAAGTTGCAATGGTAAAAGTATCGATGATTTATTGGTATGACATAAATCATAACTAAAGACTGAAAGGTTTTACACCTTTGCACTCCAAAAATAACGACAGATGAATCATAAAAACTTAAAGATAGTATCTTCTCAAGAAGCAGTTTCCACCATACAATCTGGTGATCGGGTTTTTTTTCAAGGTGCTGCCATGACTCCAAATGTGTTGATAAACAGCTTATGTGAAGGATACTCAGATTTAAAAAATGTTGAAATAGTTCAAATACACACCCATGGCGAAGCAAAATATTTAGAAGCACCGTATAATAAAGCCTTTCATTTAAATACTTTTTTTGTAGGAGGTAATGTGCGAAAAGGTGTGCATAGCCCTTATGGTGATTATGTGCCAGTGTTTTTGAGTGAAATACATTGGTTATTTAGGCGAAATATTTTGCCATTGGATGTTGCTTTTATTCAGGTTTCTCCACCTGACCGACACGGATATTGCTCATTGGGTGCTTCAGTAGATATAACATTACCAGCTATTTTAACAGCTAAAAAGGTTGTGGCGCAAATCAACCCAAAAGTTCCAAGAACACACGGCGACGGAATTATTCATATAAAAAATATTGATTTGGCAATTGAAGTGGATGAGCCAATCCACGCATCCATTATTGAAACCCCAACAGAAGTAGAAGCAATTATCGGTAAAAATGTGGCCGGTTTAATAGAAGATGGTGCCACATTGCAAATGGGTATCGGTAATATTCCTAATGCGGTGTTGAACAATTTAACCAACCATAAACGCCTGGGTATTCATACCGAAATGTTCAGTGATGGTATTTTACCATTAGTTGAAAAAGGTATTATCACTGGGGAAAATAAAGAGATTAAAACTGGGAAGATAGTAACCTGCTTTGCGATGGGTACTCAAAAACTATATGATTTTATAGATGATAACCCTGTTGTTCACTTTAAGGAGGCCGGATATACAAACGATACCGCTATTATTCGCCGAAATCCCAAAATGACTGCTATAAATAGTGCTATTGAAATAGATTTGACGGGTCAAGTATGTGCCGATTCTATCGGGACTTATCAATATTCAGGAGTGGGAGGGCAAATGGATTTTATTCGCGGGGCTTCACTCTCTCTAGGGGGAAAACCCATTATTGCCATGCCTTCGGTAACTAATAAAGGAATTTCAAAAATAACCCCGTTTCTTAAAGAAGGTGCTAGCGTAACCACTACTAGAGCACACGTACACTATGTAGCAACAGAGTATGGGGTGGTCAACCTTTTTGGAAAAGGATTGGAACAACGAGCCAAAGCACTCATTACAATTGCCCATCCCGATCATCGTGAATCATTGGAACGGGAAGCAAATAAACGATTTCGGATCTAGATAGCAAGACGTAAAAGTCAAGGCTATTCCATGCTTTTGTTAAATAAAGATAATTTTGTCCGAAATAGAATATCTTTACATAAACAAAAAAACTATGTTCTCTAAAGCTTGTGAATACGGTATAAAAGCTTCAATCTATATTGCTCTGCAATCAATACAAGGAGAGCGTGTAAGCTTAAAAAAAATTGCAAAGGAAATTGATTCTCCCGAAGCATTTACAGCAAAAGTATTGCTTCAGCTTGCCAAAATCGATATAATAAAATCTAGCAAAGGTCCATCGGGCGGGTTTGAAATATCCAAAGATAAAATTGATACTATTATGCTGGCCGATATTGTTTTTGCAATAGACGGAAACTCTATTTATGAGGGGTGTGCTTTAGGCTTTGATACATGCAATGCTACTAAACCCTGTCCTATACACGATAAATTTGTGAACGTCCGGGAAGAACTTAAGAGAATGTTGCAAAACACAAGTCTTTACGAATTGGCAACTGGGTTAGAGGTAGGTCTAACGTTTTTAAAACAAAGAAAATCCTAAAAATAGTATGAATAAACCAAAACCCATAAAACGTCATGAAGCTTTAAAACCATTAAGTAGACAGCATCATTTTGGTTTGCTCTTTTCTTGGAAAATACGAAAAGGTTTTTCCAAAGATGTTTCCTTGAAACGGATGAAAAGCTATGCCAATTGGTTTTTTAAAACAGAAATAAAACCTCATTTTAAAGCTGAAGAAAAACATATTTTCCCCATTTTAGGTAAAGAGGATGAAATGGTAAAAAGAGCTTTAAAAGAGCACCGCCGAATCAAACGGTTATTTAAAGATACTGAAAATCCCAAAAAATCTTTAAGTCTTTTGGAAGAAGAATTACAGTCACACATACGTTTTGAAGAGCGAATTCTGTTCAATGAAATACAAAGAATAGCAACCCCAGAAGAACTGGAAACCATTGAAAAAATCCATATTAAAGACAGTTCCAAATCAGAATATTCTGACCCTTTTTGGGGCTAAAATTCCGTAACTGATAATTGTCATTTTTTAAAATAGTGTTCAGTAGCACCTTTGCAATAGGTATAATGAGCAAATTTTAATTGAATGACAAACTGTTTCCATTGTGGGGATCCGTGTTTAGACACAGTTATCGAACATAAAGAGAAAGCGTTTTGTTGCCACGGCTGCAAAACGGTTTTTGATATCCTGCAAGACAGCGACCTTGGTTACTATTACGATCTAGATATCAATCCAGGTATTTCCCCACAAGAAATTGAAGGAAAATTTGATTTTCTAGATAATCCTACCATTGTAGAAAAGCTATTGGAGTTTGACAATAGTACCA comes from the Marixanthomonas ophiurae genome and includes:
- a CDS encoding c-type cytochrome — protein: MKYAIKTLLLLTVLALMSCGGKDEKKEKEQIKIGQRPKTEKKVEKPVSNEVPASKQITLDNKGVGPVKNLELGTNVDQAMANAGGELFKNKCTACHKADRKFIGPAPTGILERRSPEWVMNMILNPEVMVKEDPVAKELLIEFNGSPMANQGLTEDEARKILEYFRTL
- a CDS encoding nitrous oxide reductase accessory protein NosL — its product is MKLTLSIFFLVLLFTACEVKPQKINYGSDNCQYCNMTIVDRQHASQIVTEKGRSYKFDAIECMINYHTEHSDQSVAMYLVNDFNTPGKLIDATTATYLISPEISSPMGANLSAFNSKQVAQKTQAEYSGKLYDWEVLRLYLKEKY
- a CDS encoding nitrous oxide reductase accessory protein NosL — protein: MKQYFVLLGILFSFFGSVQAQEKIDYGTTNCQLCNMVIKDNRFASQAIKQNNQTLYFDAIECLLNYLKANNEIDFKSMYVSDYANPEIFISVTTAFYLKSNIIKSPMGANLSAFSSKEKAERFKTLEKDALYTWQQLNRAFKDKAFGNITHDHHNHLRPDSHAPIGVMGDHLHHKGGLMVSLRYMGMMMDGNKMATDNIADVAIFQEYMVAPQEMSMQMYMLGVMYAPTNRLTLSAMQNLIKNDMDLTDQMTMNGMIMQHDFSTNSSGFGDLKLNALYGLFSHDINSLHLNTGISLPVGSIKERDDTPMMEDAKLPYAMQLGSGTFDVTAGATYKELYPFFSWGSQFLATFRTGKNTEEYRFGNHYQLNLWGAYRLFENVSLSGRALGTVISDIEGADPQLNPMMVTTADIENYGGEKIKLFGGVNVSFPQTSVFKNIRIAAEMGAPVYEGYNGIQMNENLSFVIGLKYSIL
- a CDS encoding nitrous oxide reductase family maturation protein NosD, whose protein sequence is MNKRFLHSVLFFLLFTATFFAQTIEVCTSCEISTISQAVEKAQPLDTIIIKKDIYKEYNIGITKPLTIIGEGNPVIDGDNKGEIITIESDNVTIDGLTIINVGTSYTTDYAAIRVVKSENFLIKNNTLQRLFFGIYLEKSNHGKVLDNTIKGDAINEYNSGNGIQLWYCNNVEVTNNRIRNVRDGVYLEFSDQIEIKNNKSTDNLRYGLHFMFSNHDTYTNNLFENNGAGVAVMFSKFIKMYDNVFRKNWGTASFGLLLKEINDSEIKGNVFEENTVGINIEGSNRIEYSNNDFKSNGWAVKVRGACYANTFTKNNFLYNSFDISYNSKINDNVFDKNYWSNYTGYDLNKNGIGDVPYRPVKLFSYIVNRTPETIILLRSLFIDIIDFSEKVSPVFTPDNLMDNNPLLKPIDYDRDK
- a CDS encoding ABC transporter ATP-binding protein, whose protein sequence is MIEINNLHKKFGKNEVLKGIDLTIDNGGIFAVLGPNGSGKTTLIKSILGMVVPNSGIIKLNGTSIKKSWEYRNDIDYLPQIANFPGNLTVKELIKMIKDLRSSKTADDERLVELFKLQLFLDKKLNNLSGGTKQKVNLVLTFMFDSPLVILDEPTTGLDPISHIRLKQLITAEKEKGKTILITSHIMSFVEEIADEIVFLLEGKIYFRGSIPQLKTKTEQPDFEHAIASMLSSSYA
- the nosZ gene encoding Sec-dependent nitrous-oxide reductase; the encoded protein is MKRSINSLLLLALVAGIVASCNNSESNKKGDQGALASGAAEKVYVAPGEHDEFYAFFSGGYSGNLTVYGLPSGRMFKEIPVFSQFPTNGYGYSEETTPMLNTSHGFVPWDDLHHPDISQTNGKLDGRWIFVNGNNTPRIARVDLETFETEEIIEIPNSAGNHSSSFITENTEYVVAGTRFSVPVPQEDISIKEYKGKFKGALSFLSVDQETGRMNIKFQLMMPGFNYDLSHPGRGKSHGWFFFTTYNTEEANSLLEVNASQNDKDFIAAINWKKVEEYVNNGGGTKMPANYAHNVYDHGTHNATTTMKKEVLTIDPTKVPGAVFFLPTPKSPHGVDVSPDGEYIIGNGKLSADLTIHSFDKMIDAIDNEKFNGEAYGIPILSFEDILAGTVKQAGLGPLHTEFDGKGNAYTTFFISSELVKWNVETREVIDRQPNYYSVGHVMIPGGNSAHPFGKYAVSMNKITKDRYLPTGPELEHSAQLFDITGDKMELLLDFPTHGEPHYAAGIPAEILAPKSKKIYKLEDNKHEYAALTSGDTRVERDGKEVHIYMSMIRSHFTPDNIEGIRVGDKVYFHITNHEQDFDVPHGFAMIGANNAELLIMPGQTKTLVWEPKQIGVWPFYCTDFCSALHQEMQGYIRVSPENSNIELSWSLGE
- a CDS encoding thioredoxin family protein, which produces MKELLENSLQSSMTYTDYNLLFKQLVAKVRTTGEPSEEKIKYTKLNLSRSKRLDKTATIAETFQSQFKNICEKQTWLVITEPWCGDAAQTLPFLNKIAETSDYIDLKIVLRDEHPKLMDQFLTNGSKSIPKLIILNNQYEVLEQWGPRSQAATKLVTDYKTEHGQLDDTFKTQLQLWYNKDKGASIVKEMAEVSKKLCPEEETI
- a CDS encoding ABC transporter permease, whose protein sequence is MLKILKYSFFDLMRSRWSYVYFLFYLLLGVVLLFLNNDLSKAVITLMNVIIVLVPLIGTIFGVMYYYNSKEFTELLLAQPVKRSSIFLGQYFGVALSLSMSLIIGLGLPFVFYGIFNSGAIWDFSLLLVTGAFLTLIFTALAFVIALANENKIKGFGYAILLWLFMAVIYDGIFLISLVYFEDYPLDKFSLVATMLNPVDLSRVLILLKLDISVLLGYTGAVFQKFFGTSFGFILSSLMLTLWVIVPTLFIQRMAKRKDF